The stretch of DNA CGGTCCGCTGCGATCCGTCGGCGTGCTCATCCGCCCAGCACAGCACGCCACCCCCGTCCGCGCCCGGGCCCGACAGCTGCCGCAAGCCCGGCCACGGCCCCAGGCGAAAACGCTGGGGTGCGGCCGGTAGCCTGGGCTCGTCTGTGTTCTTACGAGGCGAGGGGTGTTCCGTGCCCACCGGCAAGGTCAAGTGGTTCGACGCCGAGCGTGGTTTCGGTTTCATCGCCAGCGATGACGGCGGTGAGGTGTTCCTGCACGCCTCCGCGCTGCCCGCGGGTGTCACCGCACCCAAGCCCGGCACCAAGGTGGACTTCGGCGTGGCCGACGGGCGACGTGGCCCGCAGGCCCTGTCCGTGACGCTGCTCGACCCGGTCCCGTCCGTGGTCAAGGCGCGGCGTCGGCCGGCCGACGAGATGGCCGTGGTGGTCGAGGACCTGATCAAGGTGCTCGACAAGGTCGGCAACGACCTGCGCCGCGGCCGTTACCCCGAGAAGGAGCGCGCCACGAAGTACGCGCAGCTGCTCCGGGCGGTCGCCGACGACCTCGAGGCCTGACGTGGCGGCCACCAAGGACGCCGTCCTCGAGCGCGCGGTCGACCTCGCGCGCGAGGTGGCGGTCGAGCTCGCAGAGGACCCGTCGGACGTCGGCGAGTACCTCGGCGCGGTGCAGGAGGCGGAGCGCCTCGTCGCGCACCGGTTCGCCAGCCTGGCGCGCGGCTACCGCGGCTGGGAGTGGACGGTCACGGTGGCGCGCGTGCCGCGCGGCCGGGTGGCGACGGTGTGCGAGGCGGAGCTCCTGCCGGGCGCCGACGCGATCCTGGCCAAGGCGTGGGTGCCGTGGTCGCAGCGGCTGCGTCCCGGCGACGTCGGCCCTGGCGACGTGCTGCCCTTCCGGCCGGACGACCCGCGGCTGGAGCCCGGGTGGACGCCCACGGGTGACGACGAGCAGGACGGCGTCGCGATCGACGAGCTGGCGCTGGCCCGCGTGCGGGTCCTCTCGCCGGTGGGCCGCGAGGAGGCCGCCGAGCGGTGGTACCGCGGCAGCCGTGGGCCGACGTCGCCGGGTGCGCTCGCCTCGGCGGCAGCCTGTGCGACCTGCGGGTTCATGGTGCCGGTGCAGGGTGCGCTCGGTCAGGTGTTCGCCGTCTGCGCCAACGAGTGGTCGCCCGACGACGGGCGCGTCGTCAGCCTCGACCACGGCTGCGGTGCCCACTCGGAGACCGATGTGGAGCAGCCGCCGAGCGAGTGGCCGGCCCCGGACCCGCTGATCGACGAGTCGGCGCTCGAGGTCATGGAGCTGGTGCGCACGCCCGTCGCAGCGCCGCAGGCTGCGGTCGTGCCGGAGCCGGAGTCTGGCCCCGAGCCCGAGCCCGAGCCCGAGCCCGAGCCCGAGCCCGAGCCCGAGCCCGTGACCGAGCCCGTGACCGTGACCGAGCCGGAACCGGAGACGGAGCCCGAGCCGGCGACGCCGCCCGAGCCCGTCACGGACCCGGACCCGGAGCCGGTGACCGAGCCCGAGTCCTGACCGCCCCGGCGTCCTCGTCATGACCGTCGACGCCTTCGACACCGCGCGCCTGCGGGCGGCGGTGCTCACCGCCTGGCGCTCCTCACCGGCCCGTCTGCGGGAGGACGCCAACACCGAGGAGGACCACGCCCGCGGCTACTACCGCGACCGCGTCGTCGTCGAGCTGGCGCAGAACGCGGCGGACGCCGCGACGCGCGCAGGGGTGCCGGGCCGGCTGCTGCTGCGGCTCGACCACGCGGACGACGGCGCGGCGGTCCTGGTCGCGGCCAACACGGGCGCTCCGCTGGACGCCGCCGGTGTCGCATCCCTGTCCTCGATGCGGGCGTCGGCCAAACGTCCGGAGGCCGGTCTCGCGCACACCGGGGTGGTCGGACGGTTCGGCGTGGGCTTCGCCGCGGTGCGGGCGGTGTCCGACGAGGTGGACGTGCTGTCCACCAGCGGCGGCGTCCGGTTCTCGTTGGCCGACACGCGCTCGGCGCTGACCGCCGCGGCGCAGACGCTGCCCGAGCTGGCGCAGGAGGTCCGTCGTCGCGACGGGTCGCTGCCCGCGCTGCGGCTGCCGTGGTCCGCGGAGGGCCGTCCGCCGCTCGGCTACGACACGGCGGTGGTGCTGCACCTGCGCGACGAGGTCGCGGCCGACGAGGTGCGCGGCCTGCTGGACGAGGTGGACGACGCCCTGCTGATCGCCCTGCCGGGGCTCGTCGAGATCCTCGTCGAGGTGCCGGACGCCGCACCGCGCCGCATTGCGGACGTGACGGACCGGTGGGTGCTGTCGAGCGCCGAGGGTGAGGTGCCGCTCGCGCTGGTGGCCGACCGGCCCGTCGAGGAGCGGTCGGCGCGGTCGTGGCGGGTGACGTGGGGAGTGCCGCGCGCCGCCGGCTCCGGCGGTCCGCAGCGGCCGGTGACGTGGCGGCACGTGGTGCACGCACCGACGGCGACGGACGACCCGATCACGGTCCCGGCGCTGCTCGTCGCCACCCTGCCGCTGGACCCGACCCGTCGGCACGTCGCGCTGGGGCCGCTCGCCGACGCGGTCCTCGAGCACGCCGCCGAGGCCTACGCCCGGCTCGCCGAGCTGCTCGCGCAGGACGGTCACGAGCCGCTGGCCCTGGTGCCGGTCGGCCTGCCCGCCGGTGCGCTCGACTCCCGCCTGCACCAGCACCTGGTCGCGCGGCTGGCGAGCACCCCGCTGCTGCGTTCGGCGGGTGGGGCGCGACTGGTGGCACCGGACTCCGCCGTCGCGGTGGACGGGCCGCCGGGCGTGGAGACGGCGCTCGGGCGGCTGGTGCCGGGGCTGGTCAGCGTGCCCGTCGGGCTGGCGGCCCAGGCCCGGACCCTCGGTGTGGACGTCGTGCCGCTGTCCGACCTGGTCGAGGGGCTACCGGCGGTGCGCGACGCCGACTGGGCGGCGGTGTACACGGGCCTGGACGCCGTGGCGTCGGACGGCCGGACGCGGGAGGCGCTCGCGGGGCTGCCGGTGCCGCTGGCGGACGGGCGGGTCGTGCGGGGCGCGCGCGGTGCGGTGCTGCTGCCCGCCGGGGCGGCCGACCGGCTGGAGCCGACCACGCTGGAGTCGCTGGCGCGCTGGGGCCTGCGCGTGGTGGATCCCGGCGCCGCGCATCCGCTGCTCGAGCGCCTCGGTGCCGCCGCGCCTGACCTGGCGGGTCTGCTGGCGCACGACGCCGTTCGGCTGGCGGTGCTGGCGCAGGCCGACGACGACGACCTCGACGTCGCGGACGAGGTGACGGACGCCGTGCTCGACCTGGTCGGCGCGGTGCTGGCCGACGGCGGCCGCCCGCCGACGGCCCCGTGGCTCGGCCTGCTGACGCTCCCCGCCGCCGACGGTGAGCCGACCCCGGCCCACGGCCTGGTGCTGCCGGGCTCGACGGCGGCGCGCCTGCTCGACGACCGCGTGCTCGCCCCGGTCGCGGTGGCGACGGTCGAGCGCTGGGGCGCGGAGGTCCTCACCGCGGTCGGTGTCCGTGCCGACCTGGTGCTGGTCCCGGTCGACGGCGTGCTGGCCGACCCCGCCGCGCTCGACCCCGGGGCGACGGACGCCGCGACCCTCGCCGCCCAGTCGCTGGACGCCTGGCCCGACTACCTCGCGCACCTGGGCGAGAACCTCAGCCCGGGCGCGTACGTGGGCGACCTGGTGGCCGTGGCCGATCTCGACGCGGTCGCCGACGACTCCTGGCCGGCGGTGCTGGACCGCCTCGCCGGCGAACCGGCGCTGCGCGCGGCGCTGCTCGACCCGGTGCGGGACGAGCACGGCCGCCGCGCAGAGCCCTACACCGCCTGGTGGCTGCGGACGCGAAGCGGGCTGGTGACCGGCGGCCCGTTCGCGCTGCCGTCGGGCGCCGACGAGGGCGTGGCGGCGACGAGCCTCGAGCCCGGCGGCACGGGACCGTCGGCGCCGTCGGCCACCCCGGTCGACGACGCGGTGCGCACGCTGCTCCCACCCGTCCCGGAGGCGCTGGCCGAGGTGGACCCCGCCGTGCTCCGCGTGCTCGGCGGGGTGGCCACCCTCGCCGAGCTCGACGCCGACGGCTGGGTGCCGGTGCTCGACGGCCTGCCGAGCGGTCGTGGCGTCGACCCGGCGGTCGCCGTGGCGGTGTGGCGGGCGCTCGCGACACTCGCCGAGGCCGACGGGCCGCCCGTGGCACCGGAACGGGTGCCGGCACTGGTGGCGGCCGACCGGGTGGCGGCCGTCCACGTCGAGGACGCCGCCGTGGCGGACTCGCCGCAGTGGCTGCAGCGGGTGGACGTCGCCGCGATGGTCCCGGTCCCGCCGACCCAGGCCCTGGCGCTGGCCGGCCTGCTGGACCTGCCGCTCGCCTCCGACCTGACCACCGGCGAGGTGGACCAGGACGACGCGGTCGAGCAGCCCGTCCCGGTGGCCGCTCGAGCGCTGGTGGACGGGCCCACCACCTGGTGGGAGCACGAGGACCTGCGCGTCGACGGTGCGGCCGTGGACTGGTGGGTGGACGCCGACGGCGGTCTGCACGCGACCACGCTGGCCGGTCTGGCGGCCGCGCTGGCGCAGGCCAGCGGCCGGTGGTCACGGCGATGGGCGCTGGAGACGGTGCTGACCGAGCCGGGACGGGCGGCCGAGGTGCGCCTCGGCGAGGCGTCGGAGTCGGACCCGGCCTGACACCCGGACGCCGTCGGCCCGGGCGGATCAGCCCTGCTCGCGCCGCATCCTCCGGCCCAGCGCGTCGTGCCGCCCGGCCCACGCCCGGCCGGCCACGCCGAGCACCAGGCCCGTGACGCAC from Cellulomonas sp. NTE-D12 encodes:
- a CDS encoding DUF3027 domain-containing protein, with product MAATKDAVLERAVDLAREVAVELAEDPSDVGEYLGAVQEAERLVAHRFASLARGYRGWEWTVTVARVPRGRVATVCEAELLPGADAILAKAWVPWSQRLRPGDVGPGDVLPFRPDDPRLEPGWTPTGDDEQDGVAIDELALARVRVLSPVGREEAAERWYRGSRGPTSPGALASAAACATCGFMVPVQGALGQVFAVCANEWSPDDGRVVSLDHGCGAHSETDVEQPPSEWPAPDPLIDESALEVMELVRTPVAAPQAAVVPEPESGPEPEPEPEPEPEPEPEPVTEPVTVTEPEPETEPEPATPPEPVTDPDPEPVTEPES
- a CDS encoding cold shock domain-containing protein; this encodes MPTGKVKWFDAERGFGFIASDDGGEVFLHASALPAGVTAPKPGTKVDFGVADGRRGPQALSVTLLDPVPSVVKARRRPADEMAVVVEDLIKVLDKVGNDLRRGRYPEKERATKYAQLLRAVADDLEA
- a CDS encoding ATP-binding protein, with the protein product MTVDAFDTARLRAAVLTAWRSSPARLREDANTEEDHARGYYRDRVVVELAQNAADAATRAGVPGRLLLRLDHADDGAAVLVAANTGAPLDAAGVASLSSMRASAKRPEAGLAHTGVVGRFGVGFAAVRAVSDEVDVLSTSGGVRFSLADTRSALTAAAQTLPELAQEVRRRDGSLPALRLPWSAEGRPPLGYDTAVVLHLRDEVAADEVRGLLDEVDDALLIALPGLVEILVEVPDAAPRRIADVTDRWVLSSAEGEVPLALVADRPVEERSARSWRVTWGVPRAAGSGGPQRPVTWRHVVHAPTATDDPITVPALLVATLPLDPTRRHVALGPLADAVLEHAAEAYARLAELLAQDGHEPLALVPVGLPAGALDSRLHQHLVARLASTPLLRSAGGARLVAPDSAVAVDGPPGVETALGRLVPGLVSVPVGLAAQARTLGVDVVPLSDLVEGLPAVRDADWAAVYTGLDAVASDGRTREALAGLPVPLADGRVVRGARGAVLLPAGAADRLEPTTLESLARWGLRVVDPGAAHPLLERLGAAAPDLAGLLAHDAVRLAVLAQADDDDLDVADEVTDAVLDLVGAVLADGGRPPTAPWLGLLTLPAADGEPTPAHGLVLPGSTAARLLDDRVLAPVAVATVERWGAEVLTAVGVRADLVLVPVDGVLADPAALDPGATDAATLAAQSLDAWPDYLAHLGENLSPGAYVGDLVAVADLDAVADDSWPAVLDRLAGEPALRAALLDPVRDEHGRRAEPYTAWWLRTRSGLVTGGPFALPSGADEGVAATSLEPGGTGPSAPSATPVDDAVRTLLPPVPEALAEVDPAVLRVLGGVATLAELDADGWVPVLDGLPSGRGVDPAVAVAVWRALATLAEADGPPVAPERVPALVAADRVAAVHVEDAAVADSPQWLQRVDVAAMVPVPPTQALALAGLLDLPLASDLTTGEVDQDDAVEQPVPVAARALVDGPTTWWEHEDLRVDGAAVDWWVDADGGLHATTLAGLAAALAQASGRWSRRWALETVLTEPGRAAEVRLGEASESDPA